One part of the Bacteroidia bacterium genome encodes these proteins:
- a CDS encoding S9 family peptidase — MKKLLPLWALIMGTCLILSAQTESASWTLEHAMKFRRISGTTFSPDGKHVAYVVRTPVMEGEKSEYRSRIWVAATDGSMNVPYTHSESSSFAPAFSPDGKYLTFLSGREDKTQIWNMRLMGGEAEAITEMEKGVSSFQWSPDGSRIAFRMTDLDTEEEKKAKKEKRAVILVDQNFKYSHLYTLAFDENSEEMEVQRLTNGEFSVGPFDWSPDGSQIVFAHQSDPRINTGFVDVDISIVPADSGAVRSIVAQPGVDSNPKYSPDGTRIAFQSSGGTVERVGLSDLATVSIKGGKIRYLPISRDRRVNLLDWSPDGSELYYNEADRTNRALFSIMANGGKRAALKHTPTKGVSGSVAMDKKAMQIAYVYETPDKPSELFLLNPKDNSSKQLSQVNADVEIPPMGKTEVISWKSKDGMEIEGILTYPVAYEKGKTYPLILQIHGGPAGVFSESFTGNPSIYTTQFFAEKGYAIIRPNPRGSTGYGKDFRYANVKDWGYGDYEDVMSGVDKVIDMGIGDANQMFVMGWSYGGYLTSFLVTRTGRFKAASMGAGLPNLISMTSTTDIPDYLVAHMGGEEFWDDYETYEKHSAMYHIKNVTTPTQVIHGARDLRVPTSQGQEFYVALSRRGIDTEMILLPRTPHGPREPKLLMEVSPRILNWFEKYKNQDPER, encoded by the coding sequence ATGAAAAAACTACTACCTCTATGGGCATTGATCATGGGCACTTGCCTGATCCTTTCCGCCCAAACAGAGTCCGCATCCTGGACCCTGGAACACGCAATGAAATTTCGCAGAATTTCCGGAACCACCTTCAGCCCGGATGGCAAGCATGTCGCCTATGTCGTGCGTACGCCCGTAATGGAAGGGGAAAAATCGGAATACCGATCCAGAATATGGGTAGCCGCTACAGATGGCAGTATGAATGTACCTTATACCCATTCGGAAAGTTCCTCTTTCGCCCCGGCCTTTTCTCCTGACGGAAAATACCTGACTTTCTTAAGCGGAAGAGAGGATAAAACCCAGATTTGGAATATGCGCCTGATGGGGGGAGAAGCGGAGGCTATCACAGAAATGGAAAAAGGAGTTTCTTCTTTTCAATGGTCGCCTGATGGATCGCGCATTGCATTTAGAATGACAGATTTGGATACAGAGGAGGAAAAGAAGGCGAAAAAGGAAAAAAGAGCTGTGATTCTGGTAGATCAGAATTTCAAATATTCTCATTTGTATACGCTCGCCTTTGATGAAAATTCGGAAGAAATGGAAGTACAGCGCTTGACAAATGGAGAGTTTAGCGTTGGTCCCTTTGACTGGTCGCCAGATGGCAGCCAGATTGTTTTTGCTCACCAAAGCGATCCCCGGATCAATACGGGATTCGTGGATGTAGACATTTCTATCGTTCCTGCAGATAGTGGTGCAGTTAGAAGCATCGTTGCACAGCCGGGAGTTGATAGCAATCCGAAATATTCGCCTGATGGAACTCGAATTGCTTTTCAGAGTAGTGGAGGTACTGTGGAAAGGGTGGGTTTATCTGATCTGGCAACAGTTTCCATTAAAGGAGGAAAAATCAGATATCTACCAATTAGCAGAGATCGCAGAGTAAACCTCCTGGATTGGAGTCCGGATGGCTCTGAACTTTACTACAATGAAGCCGATCGTACCAATAGGGCCCTGTTTTCTATCATGGCAAATGGAGGGAAAAGAGCGGCCCTGAAACATACACCCACTAAGGGGGTTTCAGGCTCTGTTGCTATGGACAAAAAGGCTATGCAAATCGCATATGTATATGAGACTCCTGACAAGCCCAGTGAATTATTTCTTTTGAACCCTAAGGACAATTCCAGTAAGCAATTGTCTCAGGTAAATGCGGATGTCGAAATCCCGCCTATGGGCAAAACAGAAGTCATTTCATGGAAATCGAAAGACGGGATGGAGATCGAGGGCATTCTTACCTATCCAGTGGCTTATGAAAAAGGAAAAACCTATCCGCTCATCCTGCAAATTCACGGAGGGCCCGCAGGAGTATTTTCTGAATCCTTTACCGGTAATCCCAGCATTTATACTACTCAGTTTTTTGCCGAAAAGGGATATGCCATCATTCGCCCAAATCCCAGAGGCAGTACTGGCTATGGAAAAGACTTTAGGTACGCGAATGTAAAAGACTGGGGCTATGGCGATTATGAGGATGTGATGAGTGGAGTGGATAAGGTCATTGATATGGGAATCGGAGATGCAAATCAGATGTTTGTCATGGGCTGGTCCTATGGCGGTTATCTGACAAGCTTTCTGGTGACTCGGACAGGCAGATTCAAAGCAGCCAGTATGGGAGCGGGTTTGCCAAATCTCATCAGTATGACCAGTACGACGGACATTCCGGATTATCTGGTCGCGCATATGGGAGGAGAAGAATTTTGGGATGACTACGAAACTTATGAGAAACATTCGGCCATGTACCACATCAAAAATGTAACCACTCCTACGCAAGTAATTCATGGCGCTCGAGATTTGCGGGTACCTACTTCTCAGGGGCAGGAATTTTATGTGGCGCTTTCTCGAAGAGGGATAGATACTGAAATGATTCTTTTGCCTCGGACCCCACATGGACCTCGTGAGCCTAAATTACTGATGGAGGTTTCTCCTCGTATTCTGAATTGGTTTGAGAAGTATAAAAATCAAGATCCTGAACGTTAA
- a CDS encoding peptidoglycan-binding domain-containing protein yields the protein MKRLFYLVIIITLPLIAFFEIWSYYKHNVSADYDYEVNESIDPNYHNPEVVSRYYLNAKEVGSYARHIWKEHRVDVKMADMTDPEEKEFGRTYNSLIASAKHLENKLLKSAEQKEKGMSNEEIARWEKGIQSSQPATPSQASASTSQLSTDINPIIAQIGDNSATVREIQDRLYKKGNEIRIDGIFREETKQAVAAFQKKRKLPETGIVDIETFLKLMK from the coding sequence ATGAAGCGGCTTTTTTATCTCGTAATCATCATTACGCTTCCACTTATCGCTTTCTTCGAAATTTGGAGTTACTATAAGCATAATGTCTCTGCGGACTATGATTATGAGGTCAATGAATCCATCGATCCCAATTATCATAATCCGGAGGTGGTGAGTCGCTATTATCTGAATGCGAAAGAAGTAGGCAGTTATGCCAGACATATCTGGAAAGAACATCGAGTAGATGTGAAGATGGCAGATATGACTGATCCAGAGGAAAAAGAATTCGGTCGGACCTATAATAGTTTGATTGCTTCTGCCAAACATCTGGAAAATAAATTGCTAAAATCTGCGGAGCAGAAAGAGAAAGGCATGAGTAATGAGGAAATTGCGCGTTGGGAGAAAGGCATACAATCATCCCAGCCTGCTACTCCAAGTCAAGCCTCAGCCTCTACTTCTCAATTGAGTACAGATATCAATCCCATCATTGCCCAGATCGGAGACAATAGTGCTACGGTCAGGGAAATTCAGGATCGCCTGTATAAAAAAGGAAATGAGATCCGTATAGATGGTATTTTCCGGGAGGAAACCAAGCAGGCTGTAGCAGCTTTTCAAAAAAAGAGAAAACTACCCGAGACCGGTATAGTAGATATAGAAACCTTTCTAAAACTGATGAAATAA
- a CDS encoding TonB-dependent receptor has product MFRTVQASYRSLFIYFCFCLAFIFFGGKTFAQNGIIKGRVINELNGSPIGFAIVQIQETNFGTYTDSLGKFEIQGLKPGLFNVEVRNSGFKTEIVYEVQVSNSKPYVLEISLTEEILTADSIDIVASPFKVKEETPLSLRTIGTSEIKRNPGGNRDISKVIQSLPGVASTVSFRNDILIRGGGPNENRFYIDGIETPNINHFATQGASGGPVGLINVDFIGEVDFYSGAFPANRGNALSSVFEFRQREARDDRVGLTATLGSSDLALTVEGPSGENSSFLFSARRSYLQFLFKILGLPFLPTYNDYQYKHKFRFGQRHELNIVSLGALDQFQLNLEADSTDFQKYTLANLPVQTQWNYTIGASYKYYGDKGFWTVVASRNMLNNRSFKFIDNNESNEKILDYTSQEIENKLRAEYTGRAKGFKWNYGVNYEYAKYNNSTFWRRPFFTIDFDSELNLSKYGAFAQISKSFIEDRLTLSLGSRIDGSSFNAEMRNPFEQFSPRFSASFALTPRLSANFNTGIFYQIPPYTVLGYRDTDSQELQNRDLSYIRNNQFVGGFSFTTPQNSKISIEGYYKRYSNYPFLTNDSISLANVGSDFGVVGNEPAISGSEGRTYGMEVLIQQRLFKGFYGIIAYTLGWSEFTDKNGNFVPSSWDSRHIVALTAGKKFKGNWEIGAKWRLTTGLPYTPANLDVSSLRSVWDLNLAELPDYEQINSLRLADYHQLDIRVDKKWFFNKWSFNLFLDVQNIYGYSIPGPPIYLPERDANDQFVIDPNDPSRYQMRFLEDDLGIFQPTIGIVITY; this is encoded by the coding sequence ATGTTTAGGACAGTTCAAGCGAGTTATCGCTCTCTTTTCATATATTTTTGCTTTTGTTTAGCATTCATCTTTTTCGGGGGAAAGACTTTCGCCCAAAATGGAATCATCAAAGGCCGGGTTATCAATGAACTTAATGGTTCGCCCATAGGCTTTGCCATCGTTCAAATTCAGGAGACCAATTTCGGGACTTATACCGATAGCCTGGGAAAGTTTGAGATCCAGGGACTGAAGCCGGGTTTGTTTAATGTTGAAGTCAGAAACAGTGGTTTCAAGACGGAAATTGTATACGAGGTACAGGTCAGTAATTCCAAGCCCTATGTATTGGAGATTTCCCTGACCGAAGAAATACTGACAGCAGATTCCATTGATATAGTTGCCTCCCCATTTAAGGTAAAAGAAGAAACTCCCTTATCGCTTCGAACTATCGGGACCAGTGAGATCAAGAGAAATCCGGGAGGAAATCGAGATATTTCTAAAGTGATCCAGTCCCTTCCCGGTGTGGCAAGTACGGTTAGCTTTCGAAATGACATCCTCATTCGAGGAGGTGGGCCTAATGAAAATCGATTTTATATCGATGGGATTGAAACCCCTAATATTAATCACTTTGCTACGCAAGGAGCATCCGGTGGGCCTGTTGGTTTGATCAATGTGGATTTCATCGGAGAGGTAGATTTTTATTCTGGTGCTTTTCCTGCAAACAGAGGCAATGCACTTAGTTCGGTTTTTGAATTCAGGCAGAGAGAGGCCAGAGATGATAGAGTAGGATTAACGGCTACCCTGGGTTCCAGTGATCTGGCCCTGACGGTTGAAGGCCCGAGTGGTGAGAATTCTTCTTTTCTATTTTCGGCAAGACGCTCCTACTTGCAATTCCTATTCAAAATTTTGGGACTTCCTTTCCTCCCCACCTATAATGACTACCAGTACAAACATAAATTTCGTTTTGGACAGCGTCATGAGTTGAATATCGTCAGCCTGGGAGCATTGGATCAGTTCCAACTCAACCTGGAAGCCGACAGTACCGATTTTCAGAAATATACCCTGGCCAATCTTCCTGTCCAGACCCAGTGGAACTATACCATAGGGGCGAGCTATAAATATTATGGAGATAAGGGATTCTGGACTGTGGTCGCGAGTAGAAATATGCTCAACAATCGGAGTTTTAAGTTCATCGATAATAATGAAAGCAATGAAAAGATTCTGGATTATACTTCTCAGGAAATCGAGAATAAGTTGCGTGCAGAATATACCGGTAGAGCGAAAGGCTTTAAGTGGAATTATGGGGTGAATTATGAATATGCCAAATACAATAATTCAACCTTTTGGCGTCGCCCCTTTTTCACCATAGATTTTGATTCTGAGCTCAATCTCTCCAAATATGGTGCTTTCGCCCAGATCAGCAAAAGCTTTATCGAAGACAGGTTGACGCTTTCTTTAGGAAGCAGGATAGATGGAAGCAGTTTCAATGCGGAAATGAGAAATCCTTTTGAGCAATTTTCTCCCCGTTTCTCTGCTTCATTTGCGCTAACTCCAAGATTGAGTGCCAACTTCAATACAGGTATATTCTATCAAATTCCTCCCTATACCGTTTTGGGATATAGAGATACAGATTCTCAGGAACTCCAAAACAGGGACCTGAGTTATATCCGAAACAATCAATTCGTAGGAGGATTTTCTTTTACCACTCCTCAAAACTCCAAGATTTCTATCGAAGGATACTACAAACGCTATTCTAATTATCCTTTTCTGACCAATGATTCTATTTCTCTGGCCAATGTGGGCAGCGACTTTGGGGTAGTTGGAAATGAACCCGCCATCTCTGGTTCTGAAGGTAGAACCTATGGAATGGAAGTACTTATTCAACAGCGTTTATTTAAAGGATTTTATGGAATCATTGCCTATACACTTGGATGGAGTGAGTTCACGGATAAAAATGGGAATTTTGTCCCTTCGTCCTGGGACAGTAGGCATATCGTAGCCCTTACTGCCGGCAAGAAATTTAAAGGGAATTGGGAAATAGGTGCTAAATGGCGCCTGACTACGGGCCTTCCTTATACACCTGCTAATCTCGATGTATCCAGTTTACGATCAGTATGGGATCTGAATCTTGCAGAGCTTCCTGACTATGAGCAGATCAATTCTCTGCGCCTGGCAGATTATCATCAATTAGACATCCGGGTTGATAAAAAGTGGTTCTTCAACAAATGGAGTTTCAACCTCTTTCTGGATGTACAGAACATATATGGATACTCTATTCCAGGTCCTCCGATCTATCTCCCTGAGCGCGATGCAAATGATCAGTTTGTCATCGATCCCAATGATCCCAGTAGATATCAAATGAGATTCCTGGAAGACGATCTCGGGATCTTTCAACCGACCATTGGAATTGTCATCACTTATTAG
- a CDS encoding winged helix DNA-binding protein: MNYRLLKEIISLLENYEDENPGNSSELDGFSRWLSTKVEHETKDARLKEAAEQGDTAITMLISYLYRYTKNYSKKALEDTPLSTFDDFAFLATLSYSGSLTKTELIQMHLLEITSGIEIIKRLSKYGYLTAFQDPNDKRSKRVKLTPMGRQVLEEVMEKMDQAAFIFSGKLSLKERADLLPVMHKLHDFHSEIFRRDRKSSLDKIKDKYLQA, translated from the coding sequence ATGAATTACCGCCTGCTCAAAGAAATAATTTCCCTGCTCGAAAACTATGAAGATGAAAATCCCGGAAATTCAAGTGAATTAGACGGATTTAGTCGTTGGCTCAGTACCAAAGTGGAACATGAGACCAAAGACGCCCGACTCAAGGAAGCTGCAGAACAAGGAGACACAGCAATTACCATGTTGATATCCTATCTGTATCGCTACACAAAAAATTATTCAAAGAAAGCACTCGAAGACACTCCTTTGTCAACTTTTGATGATTTTGCCTTTCTTGCGACCCTTAGTTATAGTGGTAGCCTGACCAAAACGGAATTGATCCAAATGCACTTGCTGGAGATTACTTCCGGGATAGAGATCATCAAAAGGCTCAGTAAGTATGGCTATTTGACCGCTTTTCAGGATCCAAACGACAAGCGCTCCAAACGAGTGAAATTGACGCCTATGGGGCGTCAGGTTTTGGAAGAAGTAATGGAGAAAATGGACCAGGCAGCCTTTATTTTTTCTGGTAAATTGAGTCTAAAGGAAAGAGCGGACCTCCTTCCAGTTATGCACAAGCTGCATGATTTTCACTCAGAGATCTTCCGAAGAGATCGCAAGAGTAGTTTGGACAAAATAAAGGACAAGTACTTACAAGCCTAA
- a CDS encoding LysE family transporter, protein MFIALMLGPAFFIIIRTSIEKGFQYGALFAFGVFLSDALILFTVFLGMSAFFESMIFRRVFSIIGGALLLGIGIYYLKSKSTQSCKDQTEKMIPDKNHFLTYPLRGFLLNILSPTAFLLWIGMVGTMQVNHGFESQGTMLFFLSTLATMFCLDMIKAYLADKLRSWFGGKRLTMMNQAFGVIMILISMRLLFFFFFPETMV, encoded by the coding sequence ATGTTCATTGCGCTCATGTTGGGGCCAGCATTCTTTATCATTATCCGCACGAGTATAGAGAAAGGTTTTCAATACGGGGCACTCTTTGCCTTCGGAGTCTTTCTCAGTGATGCCCTTATTCTGTTTACGGTATTTCTAGGTATGTCTGCATTCTTTGAAAGCATGATCTTTCGAAGGGTCTTTAGCATTATTGGAGGTGCGCTTTTATTGGGGATTGGTATTTACTACCTCAAAAGCAAGTCCACCCAAAGTTGCAAAGATCAGACAGAGAAGATGATTCCCGATAAAAATCATTTCCTGACCTATCCCCTGAGAGGTTTCCTCCTCAATATTCTGAGCCCTACAGCATTTTTGCTATGGATCGGTATGGTAGGAACCATGCAGGTAAATCACGGTTTCGAATCACAGGGAACGATGCTTTTCTTTCTGAGTACCCTGGCTACCATGTTTTGCCTCGATATGATCAAAGCTTATCTCGCTGATAAGTTGAGGTCCTGGTTTGGGGGAAAGCGTTTGACCATGATGAATCAGGCATTCGGAGTCATCATGATTCTGATTTCCATGAGATTACTCTTCTTCTTTTTCTTTCCCGAGACAATGGTATAA
- a CDS encoding sodium:solute symporter gives MDVYTTLSIVIAYFGLLFVVSWLTGRNADDSTFFSANKSSPWYLVAFGMIGATLSGITFISVPGAVGGGHWAYLQFVLGNTVGFILIALILLPLYYRLNLTSIYGYLEQRFGFYAYKTGAFYFLLSRVIGASLRMYIVALVLQLALFDQLGVPFAMTVLISIALIYIYTFRGGIKTVVWTDTLQTFCILLGAGITVYIIGDKLNMGIGEMISTVASSEYAETFFWDIAPANNFFKQFISGIFITIAMVGLDQDMMQKNLTCPNLKDAQKNVYSFTSVFLIANIFFLGLGALLYIYGLESGILQMAEGDCSWLIKDPTSGAMVCLEKSDQLFPIISLNYLGPVAGIVFVLAVIAAAYSSADSALTALTTSFCVDILDFEKRDDTEQKRKTRYLVHVGFAFILFLVILGFNALSDDAVVYEIFRLAGYTYGPLLGMFVFGMMTDRKVNDQAIPYICIAAPVLTYLINLAAASMDFGIGFMLLVVNGILTIALLYAFPAKS, from the coding sequence ATGGACGTCTATACTACTCTCTCAATTGTAATTGCATATTTCGGACTACTATTCGTGGTTTCCTGGTTGACAGGACGAAATGCAGACGATAGTACTTTTTTCTCCGCCAATAAAAGTTCGCCCTGGTATTTGGTTGCTTTCGGTATGATTGGAGCGACCCTTTCGGGCATTACCTTTATCTCTGTGCCCGGAGCGGTAGGAGGGGGGCATTGGGCTTATTTACAATTTGTATTGGGAAATACGGTCGGCTTCATCCTGATCGCCCTGATTTTACTCCCATTATACTACCGACTCAACCTGACTTCTATTTATGGCTATCTCGAACAAAGATTCGGTTTCTATGCCTATAAAACGGGTGCTTTTTATTTTCTCCTGAGTCGGGTTATTGGGGCGAGTTTGCGGATGTACATCGTGGCTTTGGTTCTACAGCTGGCACTCTTTGATCAACTGGGAGTTCCTTTCGCCATGACCGTTCTGATTTCTATTGCACTCATTTATATCTATACCTTTAGAGGGGGAATAAAAACAGTAGTTTGGACCGATACCTTGCAGACCTTTTGTATCCTGCTGGGAGCAGGGATTACGGTTTATATCATCGGAGATAAACTCAATATGGGCATAGGCGAAATGATTTCTACCGTTGCGTCTAGCGAGTATGCAGAAACCTTCTTTTGGGACATCGCCCCTGCCAATAATTTTTTCAAGCAATTTATCAGCGGGATATTTATCACCATCGCCATGGTTGGCCTGGATCAGGACATGATGCAGAAAAACCTGACCTGCCCCAACCTGAAAGATGCGCAGAAGAATGTATATAGCTTTACCTCTGTCTTTCTGATCGCCAATATATTCTTTCTTGGTTTGGGTGCTTTGCTGTATATCTATGGTTTAGAATCCGGCATCCTGCAAATGGCCGAGGGAGATTGTAGTTGGTTGATTAAAGATCCGACGAGCGGAGCCATGGTATGTTTGGAAAAATCTGATCAGTTATTTCCCATTATATCTCTCAACTATCTAGGACCTGTGGCAGGAATTGTTTTTGTGCTGGCGGTAATCGCTGCAGCTTATTCCAGTGCAGACTCTGCTTTGACGGCCTTGACCACTTCTTTCTGTGTAGATATCCTGGATTTTGAGAAAAGGGATGATACGGAGCAAAAAAGAAAGACCCGTTACCTCGTCCATGTGGGATTTGCCTTCATCCTCTTTTTGGTCATCCTTGGCTTTAATGCCTTGAGTGATGATGCAGTTGTTTATGAAATCTTCCGTCTGGCCGGCTATACCTATGGACCTCTGCTCGGGATGTTTGTATTCGGGATGATGACGGATCGAAAAGTGAATGATCAGGCTATTCCATATATCTGTATCGCAGCTCCGGTACTTACTTACCTCATCAATTTGGCAGCTGCCAGCATGGATTTTGGCATTGGCTTTATGTTGTTGGTGGTGAATGGAATCTTAACGATTGCATTGCTCTACGCTTTCCCCGCGAAATCATAG
- a CDS encoding energy transducer TonB has product MITSLLRYYWQVLKNGKPQPTKEIDPVYGRKELQKNQIWYGMTALAIVGGLAIYLPLAVLHFYVGEKERSYMSTSVCRWPKIPYKSPEHLPAPNGALSQGTKVHLLNFQIPAPQVRHKIRMDGIANDQYILDPKSVAAIIDIEEAYIIPELDSVEEVLEYEVPASFDLPLIFGEEVHFCCFCFPGERDYGIGEPPYFPNTFCKNVDSEPEPVNLKEIMKVLKYPQLARDAGISGTVVLRIIVDKYGNYISHRAIKEVHPILLKEVEKEASKLNFVPAIWKGEPVPFAMNIPFRFELKN; this is encoded by the coding sequence ATGATCACCTCACTCCTTCGGTACTATTGGCAGGTCCTGAAAAACGGCAAGCCACAACCTACAAAAGAAATTGATCCCGTTTACGGGAGAAAAGAACTCCAGAAAAACCAAATCTGGTATGGCATGACTGCCCTCGCTATTGTCGGGGGCTTAGCCATTTATCTGCCTTTAGCAGTTTTGCATTTTTATGTGGGGGAGAAGGAAAGATCCTATATGTCAACTTCAGTATGCAGATGGCCCAAAATTCCTTATAAATCTCCTGAGCACCTTCCTGCACCCAACGGTGCTTTATCTCAAGGCACAAAAGTACATCTCCTGAATTTTCAAATACCTGCGCCTCAAGTTCGCCATAAAATCAGGATGGATGGAATAGCAAATGATCAATATATACTTGATCCAAAGTCAGTAGCTGCTATTATTGATATTGAAGAAGCATACATTATTCCTGAGCTTGATTCGGTTGAAGAAGTCCTTGAGTATGAGGTCCCAGCTAGTTTTGATTTACCGCTGATATTTGGGGAAGAAGTTCATTTTTGTTGCTTTTGTTTTCCTGGGGAAAGAGATTATGGGATAGGCGAACCGCCTTATTTTCCGAATACATTTTGCAAAAACGTTGATTCAGAGCCTGAACCCGTGAACCTGAAAGAGATTATGAAGGTGCTCAAGTATCCTCAACTTGCCAGGGATGCCGGGATAAGTGGGACGGTAGTATTGAGAATCATTGTTGATAAATATGGGAATTACATTTCCCATAGAGCCATAAAAGAGGTTCATCCGATCCTTTTGAAAGAGGTTGAAAAAGAGGCTTCAAAGCTTAATTTTGTTCCAGCTATTTGGAAAGGGGAGCCTGTTCCTTTTGCTATGAATATTCCCTTTCGATTTGAGTTGAAGAATTAA
- the dacB gene encoding D-alanyl-D-alanine carboxypeptidase/D-alanyl-D-alanine-endopeptidase: MYRLILLVLFWIPSLLFTQNSAIQSAINTLDRDPDMRSANWSFTVLDLSSGKTIASHDPYSSLSTASSLKAITTASALAILGPNYRYETFIEHDGRLEGGILEGNLYLRGSGDPSLGSDRFGEELAMDKVLNKWALKLKDSGIREIRGMIIGDAQAFSTQLTPDEWAWEDIGNYYGAGVSGLNLHENLYYLDLKPGPSVGSGTKVIRTRPAMNISFENELRTAGSRTGDNAYIFGAPYTRIRYIRGTIPAGRSVFTIKGSIPDPTQFAAERLKMALEKCGIIVEGGASSVRHERLQGRYRESRRNVLLSHNSPRMSEIVYHTNMKSVNLFAEALARTIAVHNGKFGGNEEAVDEIMNYWSAKGIDTRGMNMRDGSGLSPGNAVSTYQMASILRYASRQSYFETFEKSLPLAGKSGSLRSMMKGTIAEGKVRAKSGYIAGVRSYTGYVRTRSGQHWAFSMIANNYSCSAGAMRRKLEKLMVAMAGQ; this comes from the coding sequence ATGTATCGACTCATTCTACTTGTTTTATTTTGGATTCCTTCGCTACTTTTTACTCAAAATTCTGCTATTCAATCCGCAATTAATACCTTAGACCGCGATCCCGACATGCGCTCGGCCAATTGGTCTTTTACGGTTTTGGACCTGAGTAGTGGTAAGACCATCGCAAGCCACGATCCCTATTCCAGCTTGAGCACAGCTTCCAGCTTAAAGGCTATTACCACAGCTTCCGCACTCGCTATTTTGGGACCTAACTATAGATATGAAACCTTCATTGAGCATGATGGGCGTTTGGAAGGAGGAATCCTGGAGGGAAATCTATACCTCAGAGGCTCAGGAGATCCCAGTTTAGGTTCAGATAGATTTGGAGAGGAATTGGCGATGGATAAAGTGCTGAATAAGTGGGCCTTGAAATTGAAAGATTCGGGCATACGAGAGATTAGAGGAATGATCATAGGAGATGCTCAGGCATTTTCTACCCAGCTTACACCCGATGAATGGGCATGGGAAGATATTGGAAACTATTACGGAGCGGGAGTAAGTGGGCTAAATCTGCATGAGAACTTATACTACCTCGATTTAAAACCCGGCCCATCTGTCGGTTCTGGTACGAAGGTGATTCGCACTCGTCCGGCGATGAACATCAGTTTTGAAAATGAGTTGAGAACGGCAGGTTCCCGAACCGGAGATAATGCCTATATTTTTGGAGCTCCCTATACCCGTATTCGATATATAAGAGGGACGATACCCGCGGGGCGATCTGTCTTTACTATAAAGGGTTCTATTCCTGATCCTACTCAATTTGCAGCAGAACGCCTGAAGATGGCTTTGGAGAAATGTGGAATCATTGTGGAAGGAGGTGCAAGCTCAGTTAGACATGAGCGTTTGCAGGGAAGGTATAGAGAGAGTAGGAGGAATGTATTGCTCAGCCACAATTCTCCTCGCATGTCTGAGATCGTTTACCATACCAATATGAAAAGCGTCAATCTCTTTGCAGAGGCATTGGCACGAACCATCGCTGTCCATAATGGGAAGTTTGGCGGAAATGAGGAAGCCGTTGATGAAATTATGAACTATTGGTCCGCAAAAGGAATAGATACCAGAGGCATGAATATGCGAGATGGAAGCGGCCTGTCTCCCGGCAATGCAGTTTCCACCTATCAAATGGCGAGTATTCTCCGATATGCTTCCCGTCAAAGTTATTTTGAGACCTTTGAAAAATCTCTTCCCCTGGCCGGCAAATCCGGTTCTCTGAGAAGTATGATGAAAGGGACGATTGCAGAAGGAAAAGTTCGGGCGAAAAGCGGCTACATAGCAGGAGTTAGGAGCTATACAGGCTATGTTCGTACCAGAAGCGGGCAACATTGGGCCTTTAGCATGATCGCCAATAATTATAGCTGTAGTGCAGGAGCTATGAGAAGAAAACTTGAGAAACTCATGGTCGCCATGGCAGGGCAGTAA